In a genomic window of Paraburkholderia acidiphila:
- a CDS encoding extracellular solute-binding protein: protein MRRSLVRGVLTLAALGLAASLTAPAQAKTEITLSRFFGACDAEYGKVNDVSQASGECGIITTLVNQFNATNKEDIVVKPQIIEWAPYYTQLDARILSRDVPTISVMHEAVLGDYVKRNLVEPLDDGFKSVGVDKNDFTPQAHRAVTFGDKTYALPFDTHSWLWHINVNLFKKAGLVDASGKPILPKNPDELLAQAKQFKDKTGLPYFAVPIANESAAQTRTFDTWVYQQNGTLFPNGPTKIDMHTPATTNALTLYDKLMKTGALTPGLDYGAANQAFENGKAGVLMCGTWMIEDFTNLAKKPDSPLANGYDVVPFPDLYQKKAVWADGHSWVMLKGGAKDEKTRHAALVFLKFLYDHDGDWARTGHLPARQSIITSATFNALPHRAEIKEISTIGYALPNTVPRQFAIQQIVGEEISNMLSTGKSVADVQKEAEQRTNALLAR from the coding sequence ATGAGAAGATCGTTGGTGCGCGGGGTACTCACGCTCGCCGCGCTCGGCCTCGCGGCGAGTTTGACCGCGCCGGCCCAGGCCAAAACGGAAATCACGCTGTCGCGCTTCTTCGGTGCTTGCGACGCCGAATACGGCAAGGTCAACGACGTGAGCCAGGCATCGGGCGAATGCGGCATCATCACGACGCTCGTGAACCAGTTCAACGCGACGAACAAGGAAGACATCGTCGTCAAGCCGCAGATCATCGAGTGGGCGCCCTACTATACGCAGCTCGACGCGCGCATTCTGAGCCGCGACGTGCCGACCATCTCGGTCATGCACGAGGCCGTGCTGGGCGACTACGTGAAGCGCAATCTGGTCGAACCGCTCGACGACGGCTTCAAGTCGGTCGGCGTGGACAAGAACGACTTCACGCCCCAGGCGCATCGCGCCGTGACGTTTGGCGACAAGACCTATGCGCTGCCGTTCGACACGCATTCGTGGCTCTGGCACATCAACGTGAACCTGTTCAAGAAGGCAGGACTCGTCGATGCCAGCGGCAAGCCCATCCTGCCGAAAAACCCCGACGAACTGCTTGCGCAGGCGAAGCAGTTCAAGGACAAGACAGGGCTGCCCTACTTCGCAGTACCGATCGCCAATGAATCGGCCGCGCAAACGCGCACGTTCGACACGTGGGTTTATCAGCAGAATGGCACGCTGTTCCCCAACGGCCCGACGAAGATCGACATGCACACGCCGGCCACCACCAACGCGCTCACGCTCTACGACAAGCTCATGAAGACGGGCGCGCTCACGCCGGGTCTCGACTACGGCGCGGCCAACCAGGCGTTCGAAAACGGCAAGGCAGGCGTGCTCATGTGCGGCACGTGGATGATCGAAGACTTCACGAATCTTGCGAAGAAGCCCGACTCTCCGCTTGCGAACGGCTACGACGTGGTGCCGTTCCCGGACCTGTACCAGAAGAAGGCCGTGTGGGCCGACGGCCACTCGTGGGTCATGCTCAAGGGCGGCGCGAAGGACGAAAAGACCCGCCACGCCGCGCTCGTGTTCCTCAAATTCCTTTACGACCACGACGGCGACTGGGCGCGTACCGGTCACCTGCCCGCGCGGCAGTCGATCATCACGAGCGCCACGTTCAACGCGCTGCCGCATCGCGCGGAGATCAAGGAGATCTCGACGATCGGTTACGCGCTGCCGAATACGGTGCCGCGCCAGTTCGCGATCCAGCAGATTGTGGGTGAAGAGATCAGCAACATGCTTTCGACCGGCAAGTCTGTCGCCGACGTGCAGAAGGAAGCCGAACAACGCACCAACGCCCTGCTCGCACGATAA
- a CDS encoding ABC transporter ATP-binding protein — protein sequence MTGIRLSGVTKRYGETEVITGLDLDIQSGEFLVFLGPSGCGKSTLLRMIAGLEAVSDGQISIGEQRVNEQPPGKRGVAMVFQHYALYPHMTVYDNMAFGLRNTGVSAGEVDQRINEAARMLELGALLQRRPAQLSGGQRQRVAIGRAVVKEPEAFLFDEPLSNLDAALRTRTRLELARIHQRLHSTMVFVTHDQVEAMTLATRIVVMNRGRIEQIGAPLEIYKRPATRFVAGFIGTPAMNFIDVERVGDNRGRLIVGLPFDGVQAPTAIATASLPAGQLTLGVRAEHVLPDPQGPLVGRAEVIERLGDRSLAHVSMPNGQLLVAELPRARELDIETGDTIRMSLDAAHLHVFDETGKAWHGL from the coding sequence GTGACGGGCATCCGACTGAGCGGCGTAACGAAGCGGTATGGCGAAACCGAGGTGATCACCGGCCTCGACCTCGACATTCAATCCGGTGAGTTTCTTGTCTTCCTCGGCCCCTCCGGCTGCGGGAAATCCACGTTGCTTCGCATGATCGCCGGGCTCGAAGCCGTGAGCGACGGCCAGATCAGCATTGGCGAGCAGCGCGTGAACGAACAACCGCCGGGCAAGCGCGGCGTGGCGATGGTGTTCCAGCACTACGCGCTCTACCCGCACATGACCGTGTACGACAACATGGCGTTCGGCCTGCGCAATACGGGCGTGAGCGCGGGCGAAGTCGACCAGCGCATCAACGAGGCGGCGCGCATGCTCGAACTCGGAGCGCTGCTGCAGCGCCGCCCCGCGCAGCTTTCGGGCGGCCAGCGCCAGCGCGTCGCAATCGGGCGCGCCGTTGTCAAGGAACCCGAAGCGTTCCTGTTCGACGAGCCGCTCTCCAACCTCGACGCCGCGCTGCGCACCCGCACGCGGCTCGAACTGGCGCGCATTCATCAGCGGCTGCACTCCACCATGGTGTTCGTCACGCACGACCAGGTGGAAGCCATGACGCTCGCCACCCGCATCGTGGTGATGAACCGTGGGCGCATCGAGCAGATCGGCGCGCCGCTCGAGATCTACAAACGGCCCGCCACGCGCTTCGTCGCGGGCTTCATCGGCACGCCGGCCATGAATTTCATCGATGTCGAGCGCGTGGGCGACAACCGCGGCCGGTTGATCGTCGGGCTGCCGTTCGACGGCGTGCAAGCACCCACGGCCATTGCGACAGCGAGCCTGCCAGCGGGCCAACTCACGCTGGGCGTGCGTGCCGAACACGTGCTGCCGGATCCGCAGGGGCCGCTCGTTGGCCGCGCCGAAGTGATCGAACGGCTTGGCGACCGCTCGCTCGCGCACGTGAGCATGCCCAACGGCCAATTGCTCGTGGCCGAGTTGCCGCGCGCGCGCGAGCTCGATATCGAGACTGGCGACACGATCCGCATGAGTCTCGACGCCGCGCACTTGCATGTGTTCGACGAGACAGGGAAGGCGTGGCATGGCCTCTAA
- a CDS encoding carbohydrate ABC transporter permease yields MSTLAFETRSRGSLTGRMGDRLMLGAVVVLALLWITPLVWVLCLSFKPNAFLEQHTDVLFSPPFTLQNYTNILNTSAVGGWLVNSLIVSIGQTLLTLVIASLAGYGFARTEFPGKRYLYVLCLCGLAVPEQALVIPLHHIFATLDWHNTYGALILPRLASPFGVYLMTQYFKAVPIEIEEAALLDNASRFKVFWRVVLPLSLPAQATLAIFTFLSAWNDYLWPLVSASKPEMYTLTIGLASTQGNFAQSEGIGYLMAQAVFAGLPIFVLYLFFQKYIVAAVAGTAVR; encoded by the coding sequence ATGAGCACGCTCGCTTTCGAAACGCGCTCGCGCGGCTCGCTCACGGGCCGCATGGGCGACCGTCTGATGCTCGGCGCCGTGGTCGTGCTCGCGCTGCTTTGGATCACGCCGCTCGTCTGGGTGCTGTGCCTCTCGTTCAAACCGAATGCGTTTCTCGAGCAGCACACCGACGTGCTCTTCTCGCCGCCCTTTACGCTGCAGAACTACACGAACATCCTCAACACCTCGGCGGTGGGCGGGTGGCTCGTCAACAGCCTCATCGTTTCGATCGGGCAGACGCTGCTCACGCTCGTCATCGCCTCGCTCGCGGGGTATGGCTTCGCGCGCACCGAGTTTCCCGGCAAGCGCTATCTCTATGTGCTCTGCCTGTGCGGACTCGCGGTGCCCGAGCAGGCGCTCGTGATTCCGCTGCATCATATTTTCGCCACGCTCGACTGGCACAACACCTATGGCGCGCTGATTCTGCCGCGTCTCGCCTCGCCGTTCGGCGTGTATCTGATGACGCAGTACTTCAAGGCCGTACCCATCGAGATCGAAGAGGCCGCGCTGCTCGACAACGCTTCGCGTTTCAAGGTGTTCTGGCGCGTCGTCCTGCCGCTTTCGCTGCCAGCGCAGGCCACGCTCGCCATCTTCACGTTTCTCAGTGCGTGGAACGACTATCTCTGGCCGCTCGTGTCCGCGTCGAAGCCCGAGATGTACACGCTGACGATCGGGCTCGCCTCCACGCAGGGGAATTTCGCGCAGTCCGAGGGCATCGGCTACCTCATGGCCCAGGCCGTTTTCGCCGGCTTGCCCATCTTCGTGCTGTATCTGTTCTTCCAGAAGTACATTGTGGCGGCCGTGGCCGGCACTGCGGTTCGGTAG
- a CDS encoding FadR/GntR family transcriptional regulator, with translation MHDVHEGEVMFEREPIVGNITTQIAKIIGMRVVSGEFAPGDALPVESELCSAYGVSRTTLREAIKQLAGKRLIAVSPKIGTRVLPFSDWNLLDRDVLAWRLNAQFDSKIVEDIFEMRICFEPRASFLAARHGNEETFQIIERRYLELATAYGHSAQHGASDIRAAADANLEFHLAIITASQNGMFITIGNAIKAALRVSSEMMQRQAAKPSEDLELHDAVRRHIVAREADAAAAAMTRLLEQSRDRILRYTIAP, from the coding sequence GTGCACGACGTCCATGAAGGGGAAGTGATGTTCGAGCGCGAACCGATCGTTGGCAATATAACAACGCAGATCGCCAAGATTATCGGCATGCGCGTGGTCTCGGGCGAATTCGCGCCCGGCGACGCGCTGCCGGTAGAAAGCGAACTGTGCAGTGCCTACGGCGTGAGCCGAACCACGCTGCGCGAAGCGATCAAACAGTTGGCGGGCAAACGGCTCATCGCCGTTTCGCCCAAGATCGGCACACGTGTCCTGCCCTTCTCCGACTGGAACCTGCTCGACCGCGACGTGCTCGCATGGCGCCTGAATGCGCAGTTCGATTCGAAGATCGTCGAAGACATCTTCGAAATGCGCATCTGCTTCGAGCCGCGCGCAAGCTTTCTCGCCGCGCGCCACGGCAACGAAGAGACCTTCCAGATCATCGAGCGCCGTTACCTGGAACTGGCCACTGCCTACGGTCATTCCGCCCAGCATGGCGCCTCCGACATTCGCGCGGCCGCCGATGCGAATCTCGAGTTTCATCTCGCCATCATCACGGCCTCGCAGAACGGCATGTTCATCACGATCGGCAACGCCATCAAGGCCGCATTGCGCGTGTCGTCGGAAATGATGCAGCGCCAGGCCGCGAAGCCGAGCGAAGATCTCGAATTGCACGACGCCGTGCGCCGGCATATCGTGGCGCGCGAAGCCGACGCGGCAGCGGCGGCCATGACACGCCTGCTCGAACAATCGCGCGACCGGATCCTGCGCTATACGATCGCACCGTGA
- a CDS encoding bile acid:sodium symporter family protein produces the protein MDAKTLTLLALQCAIAATVFTYGLQATRDDLLYIARRPGLLLRSLIAMLVIMPLVVVACVYYLQLPQPTAVVLIALAISPVPPLLPKKHKKAGGVAPYGLGLLVVLALVSIVTVPLSVAVLNWLFAEAIAVGPVAIMKIVLTMIIIPLAAGLVVAKLAPGAAQRLRAPVRLVATVLLFAGILVLLAGTWHGIWSATGHWTVVAIVAFVLAGLFVGHWLGGPEHEHASVLALSTASRHPAIALSISAVNFPGEQFAPTLALYLILCTILAIPYVKWQRSRSALSSSTP, from the coding sequence ATGGACGCCAAGACCCTGACTCTCCTCGCGCTCCAATGCGCGATTGCAGCAACGGTCTTCACCTACGGCTTGCAGGCAACGCGCGACGACCTCCTCTACATCGCACGCCGGCCCGGCCTGCTTCTGCGCTCGCTCATCGCCATGCTGGTCATCATGCCGCTCGTCGTGGTCGCGTGCGTGTATTACCTTCAGTTGCCGCAGCCAACCGCCGTCGTGCTGATCGCGCTCGCCATCTCGCCGGTGCCCCCGCTATTGCCCAAAAAGCACAAGAAAGCAGGCGGCGTCGCGCCCTACGGCCTCGGTTTGCTCGTCGTGCTTGCGCTGGTTTCCATCGTCACGGTGCCGCTCTCGGTAGCAGTCCTGAACTGGCTCTTTGCCGAGGCGATAGCGGTCGGGCCTGTCGCGATCATGAAGATCGTGCTGACGATGATCATCATCCCGCTCGCGGCGGGCCTCGTGGTCGCGAAGCTGGCACCGGGCGCCGCACAGCGCCTGCGCGCGCCCGTGCGCCTCGTGGCCACCGTCCTGCTGTTCGCGGGCATACTCGTCCTGCTGGCAGGCACCTGGCACGGCATCTGGTCCGCCACCGGCCACTGGACCGTAGTCGCCATCGTTGCCTTCGTGCTCGCGGGGCTTTTCGTCGGGCACTGGCTCGGCGGCCCGGAGCACGAGCATGCATCCGTGCTTGCGCTGTCCACCGCCTCGCGCCATCCCGCCATCGCGCTGTCCATTTCCGCGGTCAACTTTCCCGGCGAGCAGTTCGCGCCCACGCTGGCGCTCTATCTGATCCTCTGCACGATTCTGGCCATTCCTTACGTGAAATGGCAACGCAGCCGCTCGGCGCTTTCGTCCAGCACGCCTTGA
- a CDS encoding YidH family protein — protein sequence MPTPHDHKTAVIPDTDLSAPIKPDEGTLQTRARTSLAIERTFLAAERTLMAWLRTALSMISFGFTLAKFFEYVESQKGAPIVGHFGATWSPRAVGTAMVVIGTVALLVAVVQHKRRVNALRREGLLPQWNLAYWVGIAVAALGAFALGTLVLD from the coding sequence ATGCCCACTCCTCACGACCACAAAACTGCCGTCATACCCGACACGGATTTGTCGGCGCCCATCAAGCCCGACGAAGGTACATTGCAAACGCGAGCGCGCACCTCGCTCGCCATCGAGCGCACTTTTCTCGCCGCCGAACGCACGCTGATGGCGTGGCTGCGCACCGCGCTCTCGATGATCAGCTTCGGCTTCACGCTCGCGAAGTTCTTCGAATACGTGGAGAGCCAGAAGGGCGCACCGATTGTCGGCCACTTCGGTGCGACCTGGTCGCCGCGCGCGGTCGGCACCGCGATGGTCGTGATCGGGACCGTGGCCTTGCTGGTCGCGGTCGTTCAGCATAAGCGCCGCGTCAATGCATTGCGGCGCGAGGGCCTGTTGCCGCAATGGAATCTCGCTTACTGGGTGGGCATTGCGGTTGCCGCGCTCGGCGCGTTTGCGCTCGGTACGCTGGTGCTGGACTGA
- a CDS encoding carbohydrate ABC transporter permease, translating to MASNRSLAVPLPKTREGRRRNLRAPWSNALFVLPFVIVYVLLLIVPLCLGWWLSLQRVDLLAGTSEFIGIRNYLDLTLDPIFRGALRNTFYFVILTVPVFVLLGLALALVLNRPGRFGAALRALFFGSSVLSVTIVTLIWKLVMMPGNGLLADMSHTLHLPEFVPLMHEATALPAIAVVTVWWIMGLPMMLFLAALQQIPQELYEAAALDSASRWRTFAKITLPSIWRTVALVAVIEAVLQFQLFGQAQLLTDGGPNNSTRPLVQFIYETGFRQWSFGYSAAAAQVLFALMLIGVVTQAWLLRKKEKA from the coding sequence ATGGCCTCTAACCGCTCGCTCGCCGTCCCGCTGCCGAAAACGCGCGAAGGCCGGCGGCGCAACCTGCGCGCGCCATGGTCCAACGCGCTGTTCGTGCTGCCGTTCGTGATCGTCTACGTGCTGTTGCTGATCGTTCCGCTGTGCCTCGGCTGGTGGCTCAGCCTGCAACGCGTGGACCTGCTCGCCGGCACGAGCGAGTTCATCGGCATCCGCAACTATCTCGACCTCACGCTCGACCCGATTTTTCGCGGTGCACTGCGCAACACATTCTACTTCGTCATCCTGACTGTTCCGGTTTTCGTGCTGCTCGGCCTTGCGCTCGCGCTGGTGCTGAACCGCCCCGGCCGTTTCGGCGCCGCGCTGCGCGCGCTTTTTTTCGGGTCTTCCGTGTTATCGGTCACAATCGTCACGCTGATCTGGAAGCTCGTGATGATGCCCGGCAACGGCCTGCTCGCCGACATGAGCCACACGCTGCATTTGCCGGAATTCGTTCCGCTGATGCACGAGGCCACCGCCCTGCCCGCCATCGCCGTCGTCACGGTCTGGTGGATCATGGGCCTGCCGATGATGCTGTTCCTCGCCGCGCTCCAGCAGATTCCGCAGGAGCTTTACGAAGCCGCGGCGCTCGACAGCGCCTCGCGCTGGCGCACGTTCGCGAAGATCACGCTGCCTTCCATCTGGCGCACCGTCGCGCTCGTGGCAGTGATCGAAGCGGTGCTGCAGTTTCAGTTGTTCGGCCAGGCGCAGTTGCTCACCGATGGCGGCCCGAACAACTCCACGCGCCCGCTCGTGCAATTCATCTACGAAACCGGCTTCCGCCAATGGTCGTTCGGCTATTCCGCGGCAGCAGCGCAGGTGCTGTTCGCGCTGATGCTGATCGGCGTGGTCACGCAGGCCTGGCTGCTGCGCAAGAAGGAGAAGGCATGA
- the arfA gene encoding arabinosylfuranosidase ArfA, which produces MIASRLIVDRDFVISELDRRLFGVFVEHMGRCVYTGIFEPGHPDADERGYRKDVMALTRELGPTIVRYPGGNFLSGYNWEDGVGPREKRPRRLDLAWYSTETNQFGTNEFIEWCRALDIEPMYGVNLGTRGPDEARRFVEYCNHPGGTALSDLRREHGYEKPHDIKFWCLGNEMDGPWQICRKTAEEYGRAALETAKLMRSVDPTIQLAACGSSTHEMPTYGAWEDRVLDHCFEQVDFISLHTYFENRRDSTAEFFGNIEVMDLFIKEIVSVADSVAARKHSSKRIMLSFDEWNVWYKARTINDLRKPGWPEAPRLIEEVYNHEDALVVGGALITMMNNSDRVKTACLAQLVNVIGPIMTEPGGRAWRQTIFHPFAQASKFGHGRVLKPVVDSPTYEAETFPEIPYLCAAVVDDRATGTTTIFALNRHLSDEMELDVELRGLGRERTLDHALELYHANMKAVNTVEAPTTVAPAVNNAVSVDGERVRAKLKPGSWNVIVTTAR; this is translated from the coding sequence ATGATCGCTTCCCGCCTTATCGTCGATCGCGACTTCGTCATTTCCGAACTCGACCGGCGCCTCTTCGGCGTCTTCGTCGAGCACATGGGCCGCTGCGTGTATACCGGCATTTTCGAGCCCGGCCATCCGGACGCCGACGAGCGCGGCTACCGCAAGGACGTGATGGCGCTCACGCGCGAACTCGGCCCGACGATCGTGCGCTATCCCGGTGGCAACTTTCTCTCGGGCTACAACTGGGAGGACGGCGTCGGCCCGCGCGAAAAGCGCCCGCGCCGGCTCGATCTTGCGTGGTACTCCACGGAAACCAATCAGTTCGGCACGAACGAATTCATCGAATGGTGCCGCGCGCTCGACATCGAACCGATGTACGGCGTGAACCTCGGCACGCGCGGCCCCGACGAGGCGCGCCGCTTCGTCGAATACTGCAATCATCCGGGCGGCACGGCGCTTTCCGACCTGCGCCGCGAGCACGGTTATGAAAAGCCCCACGACATCAAGTTCTGGTGTCTCGGCAATGAAATGGACGGCCCGTGGCAAATCTGCCGCAAGACCGCCGAAGAATACGGGCGCGCCGCGCTCGAAACGGCCAAGCTCATGCGCTCGGTCGACCCCACGATCCAGCTCGCCGCGTGCGGCTCCTCCACGCACGAAATGCCCACCTATGGCGCATGGGAGGACCGCGTGCTCGACCATTGCTTCGAGCAGGTCGATTTCATTTCGCTACATACTTACTTCGAGAACCGCCGCGATTCGACAGCCGAATTCTTCGGCAATATCGAGGTGATGGATCTGTTCATCAAGGAAATCGTTTCGGTGGCCGACAGCGTGGCCGCACGCAAGCATTCGTCCAAGCGCATCATGCTTTCATTCGACGAATGGAATGTCTGGTACAAGGCGCGCACCATCAACGACCTGCGCAAGCCGGGCTGGCCCGAGGCGCCGCGGCTCATCGAGGAGGTCTACAACCACGAGGACGCGCTGGTCGTGGGCGGCGCGCTCATCACCATGATGAACAATTCGGACCGAGTGAAAACCGCCTGTCTCGCTCAGCTCGTCAACGTGATCGGGCCGATCATGACGGAGCCGGGCGGCCGTGCGTGGCGGCAGACCATCTTCCATCCGTTCGCGCAGGCCTCGAAATTCGGCCATGGCCGCGTGCTCAAGCCGGTGGTCGATTCGCCCACCTATGAAGCGGAAACCTTTCCGGAGATCCCCTATCTTTGCGCGGCGGTCGTCGACGATCGCGCCACGGGTACGACAACGATCTTCGCGCTCAATCGTCACCTGAGCGACGAAATGGAACTGGATGTCGAGCTGCGCGGACTCGGCCGCGAACGCACGCTCGATCACGCGCTCGAGTTGTATCATGCCAACATGAAAGCGGTGAACACGGTGGAGGCGCCGACTACGGTCGCGCCGGCAGTCAACAACGCCGTGTCGGTCGACGGGGAACGCGTGCGCGCGAAGCTCAAGCCGGGCTCGTGGAACGTGATTGTGACGACCGCCCGATAA